The Lytechinus pictus isolate F3 Inbred chromosome 17, Lp3.0, whole genome shotgun sequence genome contains a region encoding:
- the LOC129279790 gene encoding annexin A5-like isoform X2, with translation MATVSGTITPANPFDKDADATALYEAMAGFGTDEEAINAILTKRSNGQRQEIKEAFKLKYEKELVDCLKDELSGDYRKTINAMMAEPPVMIARCIKEICECGGDEMEKALLEIIYPLNPNDVLAIAAAYKETFTTDLTEDVMKADDKGAFKNVIGNILVGERSTSVFPNMVQAADDAAYFFKTIPEDWQLPNERVEELFGKASIAQLSQTFAQANAQFQANKQSLETVVKGSKMAENQKAAFSIIFESIHQPILFYADSLYYAMKGLGTNDDKLIRIVVGRSEIDLASIKVMFMEKHATPLATMVTDDTSGDYKNVLLGIINANETATTQSTTN, from the exons ATGGCCACCGTTTCG GGAACTATCACGCCTGCTAACCCTTTCGACAAGGATGCAGACGCTACGGCTCTTTACGAAGCTATGGCCGGATTTG GTACGGACGAGGAAGCCATCAATGCCATTCTTACCAAGAGGTCAAACGGTCAAAGACAGGAGATCAAGGAAGCTTTTAAGCTCAAGTATGAGAAG GAACTCGTTGACTGCTTGAAGGATGAACTGAGTGGTGATTACAGAAAGACTATCAACGCCATGATGGCCGAACCTCCCGTAATGATAGCGCGATGCATCAAAGAAATTTGCGAA TGTGGAGGTGATGAGATGGAGAAGGCTCTACTCGAGATCATCTACCCATTAAATCCAAAT GATGTGCTGGCCATCGCCGCTGCATATAAAGAGA CTTTCACCACTGACTTGACCGAAGATGTGATGAAAGCCGATGATAAGGGAGCGTTCAAGAATGTGATCGGTAACATCCTAGTG GGGGAACGTTCAACTTCAGTATTCCCAAACATGGTCCAGGCAGCTGATGATGCTGCTTACTTTTTCAAA ACGATACCAGAGGATTGGCAGCTGCCTAATGAACGCGTTGAGGAACTCTTCGGTAAGGCCAGTATCGCCCAGCTGAGTCAAACCTTCGCCCAAGCCAATGCG CAATTCCAGGCCAACAAGCAGAGTTTGGAAACAGTTGTAAAGGGTAGTAAAATGGCTGAAAATCAGAAAGCTGCCTTCAGTATCATTT TTGAGAGTATCCACCAACCGATTCTCTTCTACGCCGATTCTCTGTACTATGCGATGAAGGGATTAGGTACCAATGATGATAAACTCATCCGAATCGTCGTTGGCAGATCCGAG atCGATCTGGCTTCTATAAAGGTGATGTTCATGGAGAAGCACGCTACACCGCTAGCTACCATGGTCACTGATGATACCAGTGGAGACTATAAGAACGTGCTTCTTGGTATCATCAACGCCAATGAGACGGCCACCACTCAATCGACAACCAACTAG
- the LOC129279790 gene encoding annexin A5-like isoform X1 translates to MGQTESSSSGNAGAGVTGTITPANPFDKDADATALYEAMAGFGTDEEAINAILTKRSNGQRQEIKEAFKLKYEKELVDCLKDELSGDYRKTINAMMAEPPVMIARCIKEICECGGDEMEKALLEIIYPLNPNDVLAIAAAYKETFTTDLTEDVMKADDKGAFKNVIGNILVGERSTSVFPNMVQAADDAAYFFKTIPEDWQLPNERVEELFGKASIAQLSQTFAQANAQFQANKQSLETVVKGSKMAENQKAAFSIIFESIHQPILFYADSLYYAMKGLGTNDDKLIRIVVGRSEIDLASIKVMFMEKHATPLATMVTDDTSGDYKNVLLGIINANETATTQSTTN, encoded by the exons ATGGGTCAGACCGAATCATCGTCATCGGGAAATGCAGGAGCAGGCGTAACG GGAACTATCACGCCTGCTAACCCTTTCGACAAGGATGCAGACGCTACGGCTCTTTACGAAGCTATGGCCGGATTTG GTACGGACGAGGAAGCCATCAATGCCATTCTTACCAAGAGGTCAAACGGTCAAAGACAGGAGATCAAGGAAGCTTTTAAGCTCAAGTATGAGAAG GAACTCGTTGACTGCTTGAAGGATGAACTGAGTGGTGATTACAGAAAGACTATCAACGCCATGATGGCCGAACCTCCCGTAATGATAGCGCGATGCATCAAAGAAATTTGCGAA TGTGGAGGTGATGAGATGGAGAAGGCTCTACTCGAGATCATCTACCCATTAAATCCAAAT GATGTGCTGGCCATCGCCGCTGCATATAAAGAGA CTTTCACCACTGACTTGACCGAAGATGTGATGAAAGCCGATGATAAGGGAGCGTTCAAGAATGTGATCGGTAACATCCTAGTG GGGGAACGTTCAACTTCAGTATTCCCAAACATGGTCCAGGCAGCTGATGATGCTGCTTACTTTTTCAAA ACGATACCAGAGGATTGGCAGCTGCCTAATGAACGCGTTGAGGAACTCTTCGGTAAGGCCAGTATCGCCCAGCTGAGTCAAACCTTCGCCCAAGCCAATGCG CAATTCCAGGCCAACAAGCAGAGTTTGGAAACAGTTGTAAAGGGTAGTAAAATGGCTGAAAATCAGAAAGCTGCCTTCAGTATCATTT TTGAGAGTATCCACCAACCGATTCTCTTCTACGCCGATTCTCTGTACTATGCGATGAAGGGATTAGGTACCAATGATGATAAACTCATCCGAATCGTCGTTGGCAGATCCGAG atCGATCTGGCTTCTATAAAGGTGATGTTCATGGAGAAGCACGCTACACCGCTAGCTACCATGGTCACTGATGATACCAGTGGAGACTATAAGAACGTGCTTCTTGGTATCATCAACGCCAATGAGACGGCCACCACTCAATCGACAACCAACTAG